The following proteins are encoded in a genomic region of Candidatus Hydrogenedentota bacterium:
- a CDS encoding long-chain-fatty-acid--CoA ligase produces the protein MTIPLLLEEQARQAPDRVMIIYGAEEITYQSMYERAGSVAANLKAAGIREGDKIAIMMDNCLEYLYCFLGFGRIGAIMVPINPALTQEEYSYVIGHSEARALVVRAETLAQMGDVKSKIPQIEFIYVVGDSEDANTLPFDSLLQEKEIPAIVVDEQSDAALIYTSGTTGKPKGVILTHGNYLWDARAISRSNRLSNADKFLCLLPLFHVNAQVVSILTPMLIPASIVLVGGAFNPFGILHQIKEHGITTMSAVPTVYGILTRLPKACAEDVKSIRFWVSGAAPMTKAIYDEVMRVFNKPLTMGYGLSEATCASAVADHEDPIRWNSCGPALRYTTIRIVDKEGKDVPTGEVGEILISGPTVMKGYYKNPEATAEVLKDGWLKTGDLGRFDSEGYLYIVDRVKDMIIRGGMNIYSAQVEQIIAAMPQVADVAVIGVDEPTWGQEVLAVIQLNPDHNLEEKEVISYCKQRLAAYKCPRFVRFLDILPKTAIGKVRKHELAEQFNDIAIKRRK, from the coding sequence ATGACAATACCTTTGTTATTGGAGGAACAGGCCCGGCAGGCACCTGACCGGGTCATGATTATTTATGGTGCTGAAGAAATTACCTACCAGTCTATGTATGAACGGGCCGGTAGTGTAGCAGCCAATTTGAAAGCCGCAGGTATCCGCGAAGGCGATAAAATCGCCATTATGATGGATAACTGTTTGGAATATCTTTATTGTTTTCTTGGCTTTGGGCGTATCGGCGCGATCATGGTGCCGATTAATCCCGCATTAACCCAAGAAGAATATAGCTATGTCATTGGCCATTCTGAAGCACGGGCTCTTGTGGTACGGGCCGAAACACTTGCTCAAATGGGCGATGTGAAAAGCAAAATCCCACAGATCGAATTCATCTATGTGGTAGGTGACTCTGAAGACGCAAACACCCTTCCTTTCGATTCTTTGTTGCAAGAAAAAGAAATACCGGCGATTGTGGTAGATGAACAGAGCGATGCTGCGTTGATCTATACGTCGGGTACGACAGGCAAACCTAAGGGTGTCATCTTAACCCATGGCAATTACCTCTGGGATGCTCGCGCCATTTCTCGGTCGAATCGCCTTTCGAATGCAGACAAATTTTTGTGTCTCCTCCCCCTCTTTCATGTCAACGCACAAGTTGTCTCTATCCTGACGCCCATGCTGATCCCAGCGTCTATCGTTTTGGTTGGCGGAGCCTTTAATCCTTTCGGAATTCTCCACCAAATCAAAGAGCATGGCATCACAACCATGAGCGCTGTACCCACTGTTTATGGAATATTGACGCGTCTGCCTAAAGCCTGCGCAGAAGATGTAAAGTCTATCCGCTTCTGGGTGTCCGGCGCCGCTCCGATGACCAAAGCCATCTATGATGAAGTGATGCGCGTATTTAATAAACCGTTGACTATGGGATATGGATTAAGTGAGGCTACCTGCGCCAGCGCTGTTGCCGACCACGAAGATCCCATACGCTGGAATTCTTGCGGACCGGCGCTGCGCTATACGACCATACGAATCGTGGATAAAGAAGGGAAAGATGTACCCACGGGAGAAGTAGGCGAAATTTTAATTTCCGGGCCAACGGTCATGAAAGGCTATTACAAGAATCCGGAAGCAACGGCGGAAGTGCTCAAAGATGGCTGGCTGAAAACCGGTGATCTGGGACGTTTCGACAGCGAAGGCTACCTCTATATTGTGGATCGTGTGAAAGACATGATCATTCGCGGCGGCATGAACATCTATTCGGCACAGGTCGAACAAATCATCGCCGCGATGCCGCAAGTGGCAGACGTTGCTGTCATCGGCGTGGATGAACCCACTTGGGGTCAGGAAGTGCTTGCCGTGATTCAACTCAACCCCGACCACAATTTGGAAGAAAAAGAAGTTATTTCCTATTGTAAGCAACGACTTGCCGCCTACAAATGCCCGCGCTTTGTACGTTTCCTTGACATTTTGCCCAAAACAGCCATCGGTAAGGTGCGCAAACACGAATTGGCAGAACAATTTAATGACATTGCGATCAAACGCCGCAAATAA
- a CDS encoding LTA synthase family protein: MSKIPKLFVVMMALALLVQGVSWAADQVELKTENIIFVMVDGLRWQEVFTGAEEALLDPRGKLDANDRLRQAYWRPTPEARREALMPFLWQVIVKEGQLFGNKDKGSIAQLTNGLNFSCPCYSELFSGFVDPKINSNAKIPNPNINVLEWLHNKEAYHGKVAAFAAWDLFPYILNRDRSGLLVNAGYEPLTEVPLTPVLESLNRMKNEVIRRWQGEPFDVLTFETAYEYFKVHQPKVFYLSFGETDEWGHADRYDLYLEAALHADNALKIIWETAQSLPQYKDKTTLIFCCDHGRGNGRIEWRSHGEDIRGSEDIFLAFMGPDTEALGERTDCDPVSLNRIAATLAALLGEDYCADVPQAGKAIEDVIGIK; this comes from the coding sequence ATGTCTAAAATTCCGAAACTATTCGTGGTAATGATGGCGCTGGCGCTGCTTGTACAAGGCGTCTCTTGGGCGGCGGATCAAGTAGAGCTCAAAACAGAAAACATTATTTTTGTGATGGTAGATGGACTGCGGTGGCAAGAGGTCTTTACCGGTGCGGAAGAAGCCCTCTTAGATCCGAGAGGCAAGTTGGACGCAAATGACCGTCTCCGTCAAGCCTATTGGCGCCCAACACCGGAAGCCAGACGTGAAGCGCTCATGCCCTTTTTATGGCAAGTTATTGTGAAAGAGGGCCAACTCTTCGGGAACAAAGATAAGGGCAGCATCGCACAGCTGACCAATGGACTTAACTTTTCGTGTCCTTGTTATTCGGAGCTCTTCAGCGGATTTGTTGATCCCAAGATTAACAGCAATGCTAAGATCCCCAATCCAAATATTAATGTTCTGGAATGGCTGCACAACAAAGAGGCCTATCACGGCAAAGTAGCCGCCTTTGCGGCATGGGATCTCTTCCCTTATATATTAAACCGCGACCGCAGCGGTCTCCTCGTGAACGCCGGCTATGAACCGCTTACAGAAGTACCCTTGACGCCCGTCTTAGAATCACTCAATCGTATGAAAAACGAGGTGATTCGTCGGTGGCAAGGTGAACCCTTCGATGTTTTGACCTTCGAAACCGCCTACGAATACTTTAAAGTACACCAACCCAAAGTGTTCTATCTCTCCTTTGGCGAAACCGATGAGTGGGGTCACGCCGATCGTTATGATCTGTATCTTGAAGCCGCTCTGCACGCTGATAACGCGTTAAAAATTATTTGGGAAACAGCCCAATCCTTGCCCCAATACAAAGACAAGACCACCCTTATTTTTTGCTGTGATCATGGGCGCGGCAATGGCCGCATTGAATGGCGCAGCCATGGAGAAGATATCCGAGGTTCTGAAGATATTTTCTTGGCCTTCATGGGACCTGATACCGAAGCTTTGGGCGAACGCACAGATTGTGACCCCGTTTCATTAAATCGCATTGCCGCCACATTGGCCGCACTTTTGGGAGAAGACTATTGCGCTGATGTACCGCAAGCAGGCAAAGCCATTGAAGACGTCATCGGGATCAAATAA
- a CDS encoding Dabb family protein yields the protein MKYLIFFSTLVIFLLVFQGAIRAIQTEELPAQVLRHVVLLKFKDDVTAEQVRSIETTFCRLPDATGLIRDFEWGTNVSPENLDQGYTHLFFMTFNSETDRDDYLPHPAHQEFGQLLTPVIDKVAVFDYWTKP from the coding sequence ATGAAATACCTAATTTTCTTTTCTACGCTCGTGATTTTTCTTCTTGTTTTTCAAGGTGCGATACGTGCAATACAGACAGAAGAGCTTCCCGCCCAAGTATTGCGTCACGTCGTGTTGTTGAAGTTTAAGGATGACGTGACGGCGGAGCAAGTGCGCTCCATAGAAACGACTTTTTGCCGATTACCCGACGCAACAGGACTCATCCGCGACTTTGAATGGGGAACCAATGTGAGCCCTGAAAATTTGGATCAGGGCTACACCCATTTATTCTTTATGACATTCAATTCCGAGACTGATCGCGACGATTATTTACCGCATCCTGCACATCAAGAATTCGGGCAGTTGCTGACGCCCGTTATAGACAAAGTCGCTGTTTTTGATTATTGGACAAAACCCTGA
- a CDS encoding NAD-dependent epimerase/dehydratase family protein translates to MRILVTGGAGFIGSHLCEALNAQGHKVFVLDDLSTGRFENIEALPDLTCVIDSTLNQDIVRDLVREVDVVFHLAATVGVQLVVNHPIRTIVNNIQGTEIVLEETSRYRRRLLITSTSEVYGKGSREVFHENDDRVIGATHLHRWCYAASKALDEFLALAYWREKRHPVVIARLFNTVGPRQTGRYGMVIPSFIRQALLNESLTVFGDGKQSRCFAYVGDVVPALITLMERTDIRGEVFNIGNNQSITMEELAVKIIEHTGSKSDIRYVPYEQAYGPGYEDMRYREPSLKKIHDAIGYKATTSLDTIIDKVIEDTKHRLHQDV, encoded by the coding sequence ATGCGTATATTGGTTACCGGCGGCGCGGGATTCATTGGTTCCCATTTGTGTGAAGCTCTAAACGCTCAAGGGCACAAAGTTTTTGTTCTGGATGACTTGAGCACAGGCCGTTTCGAAAATATTGAAGCCTTGCCTGATCTCACCTGTGTCATTGATTCCACATTGAACCAAGACATTGTCCGCGATCTCGTCAGGGAAGTGGATGTGGTCTTTCATCTCGCTGCTACGGTGGGCGTCCAACTGGTCGTGAACCATCCCATCCGCACCATCGTCAACAATATCCAAGGCACGGAAATTGTATTGGAGGAAACAAGTCGCTACCGCAGACGCCTGCTCATCACCTCAACGAGTGAAGTGTACGGTAAAGGCTCGCGGGAGGTCTTTCATGAAAATGATGATCGTGTCATCGGCGCGACACATCTCCACCGCTGGTGCTATGCTGCTTCCAAGGCACTGGATGAATTTTTGGCGCTGGCGTACTGGCGCGAAAAACGACACCCGGTTGTCATTGCCCGTCTATTCAACACCGTCGGACCCCGGCAAACAGGCCGCTACGGCATGGTCATTCCATCTTTCATCCGGCAAGCCTTGCTGAATGAATCTTTAACAGTGTTTGGCGATGGCAAACAATCGCGCTGTTTTGCCTATGTGGGCGATGTGGTTCCCGCCCTCATCACCCTTATGGAACGCACGGATATTCGCGGCGAAGTCTTTAATATCGGCAACAACCAATCCATCACTATGGAGGAATTGGCAGTAAAAATCATTGAGCATACGGGCAGCAAATCTGATATACGTTATGTGCCCTATGAGCAGGCTTATGGCCCCGGTTATGAGGATATGCGCTATCGCGAACCGAGCCTGAAAAAGATTCACGACGCCATCGGCTACAAAGCCACCACATCGTTGGATACCATTATCGATAAGGTGATCGAAGACACCAAACACCGTTTACACCAAGATGTATAA